One genomic window of Conger conger chromosome 9, fConCon1.1, whole genome shotgun sequence includes the following:
- the LOC133136646 gene encoding CDC42 small effector protein 1-like, whose protein sequence is MSQFWHKIGCCVVAKPPPKRKRRRKIDRSMIGEPMNFMHLTHIGTGEMTEGLPSCGPVQEQMRSKGPSANGRRSLL, encoded by the exons ATGAGCCAGTTCTGGCACAAGATCGGCTGCTGCGTGGTGGCCAAGCCCCCGCCG AAgcggaagaggaggaggaagatcgACCGCAGTATGATCGGAGAGCCCATGAACTTCATGCACCTCACGCACATCGGCACCGGGGAGATGACGGAGGGGCTGCCTTCG TGTGGGCCGGTCCAGGAACAGATGAGGTCAAAGGGTCCCAGCGCCAACGGCCGACGGAGCCTGTTATAG